The Saccharomyces mikatae IFO 1815 strain IFO1815 genome assembly, chromosome: 11 genome has a segment encoding these proteins:
- the YRA2 gene encoding Yra2p (similar to Saccharomyces cerevisiae YRA2 (YKL214C); ancestral locus Anc_1.535), protein MDKAFDEIIGNDHTEGSANHKVTRYRRRDLRNELGPRLGFASSDPALRSDEHFHRQKEESPLPKRIRISKIPLDVSDYTLDDMFKEFGPPTFSKIFDNKEDRTCLYEYEDPELMEKIVELYNGHELNGAKIVVEIYQPQRKQSRVSLHNRRKKGDQEYGRGRPGSHYRQKPSRVSKKSKGRENNTPTSVEALDAELDAYMKG, encoded by the coding sequence ATGGATAAAgcatttgatgaaattattgGAAATGACCACACAGAAGGCTCAGCTAACCATAAGGTAACAAGATACCGCAGAAGAGATTTAAGAAATGAATTGGGCCCTAGACTGGGGTTCGCATCTTCAGATCCTGCATTGAGATCAGATGAACATTTTCATCGACAAAAGGAAGAATCTCCTTTGCCCAAGAGAATTAGAATATCCAAGATCCCATTAGACGTTTCCGATTACACCCTTGATGATATGTTTAAAGAGTTTGGGCCACCAACTTTttcgaaaatttttgacaATAAAGAAGATCGTACATGTCTTTACGAATATGAAGATCCAGAACTAATGGAAAAGATTGTGGAACTTTATAACGGACATGAATTGAATGGCGCCAAAATCGTAGTGGAAATTTACCAACCGCAAAGAAAGCAATCTAGAGTTAGTTTACACAACCGTCGCAAGAAAGGAGACCAGGAATATGGTAGAGGTAGACCGGGAAGTCATTATCGCCAAAAGCCCAGCAGAGTCTCTAAAAAGAGCAAGGGCCGTGAAAATAACACTCCAACTTCTGTTGAAGCTCTGGATGCTGAATTGGATGCTTACATGAAAGGATAA
- the DOA1 gene encoding Doa1p (similar to Saccharomyces cerevisiae DOA1 (YKL213C); ancestral locus Anc_1.534) → MSYQLSATLKGHNQDVRDVVAVDDSKIASVSRDGTVRLWTKDDQWKDTVVYKGDGFLNSVCYDSEKELLLFGGKDTMINGVPLFATLGEDPLYTLIGHEGNVCSLCFQDGIVVSGSWDKTAKVWKDGSLVYDLQAHSASVWDAKVVSLTENKFLTASADKTIKLWQNDKVIKTFTGIHNDVVRHLAMVDDGHFISCSNDGLIKLVDIHTGKVLKTYEGHESFVYCVKLLPNGDIVSCGEDRSIRVWSKEDGSLKQVITLPAISIWSVDSMPNGDIVVGSSDNLVRIFSQDKSRWATEDEINELSKQVEKSTISSKTMEFDESKLSPYQILESPGSKEGQIVVVKSPQGIIEAHQFSNSSWKKVGDVVGAGATGNDQKVEFEGKPYDYVFDVDIEDGKPPLKLPFNVNDNPYTAADDFLARYELPLSYRDQVVQFIFKNTNGVSLDQQVGNTNTSSSVPSSSTAGTMKILPVRQYLVMDNFNPDTIFNGIVKINSNEKTFDDEILAQIGGALHDIDESWELLLSFANTIRSKWEIKTPAYDIVRLIVKRLPYSSDIKDYIEEGLGNKNIILAMLTVRILVNCFKNEKWGLKLLQSNQVYKSIFETVDTEFSEASAKQSQNLAVAVSTLIFNYSALVIRKTSDLELLPIIADAINTKYGPLEEYQECEEAAYRLAMAYGNLATVEPTLRQFANSVTWLGNVKRSYGNVPRFKDLFDDMF, encoded by the coding sequence ATGTCATATCAATTGAGTGCAACACTTAAAGGTCACAACCAGGACGTCAGAGATGTGGTAGCCGTGGATGATTCGAAAATTGCCAGTGTTTCGAGGGATGGAACAGTTCGTTTGTGGACTAAGGACGATCAGTGGAAAGATACGGTAGTTTACAAAGGCGACGGATTCTTAAATAGTGTGTGTTATGATTCCGAAAAAGAGCTATTACTTTTTGGCGGGAAGGACACTATGATCAACGGTGTGCCCTTGTTTGCCACCTTAGGGGAGGATCCATTATATACCTTGATTGGCCATGAAGGGAACGTTTGTAGTTTGTGTTTCCAAGATGGCATTGTGGTAAGCGGTAGTTGGGACAAAACTGCGAAAGTTTGGAAAGACGGGTCGTTGGTTTACGATTTGCAAGCGCACAGTGCCTCTGTATGGGATGCCAAAGTTGTATCCTTGACCGAAAATAAGTTCTTGACTGCCTCTGCGGATAAGACAATCAAGCTATGGCAAAACGATAAGGTGATCAAAACCTTTACCGGAATTCATAACGATGTAGTGAGGCACCTGGCTATGGTGGATGATGGTCATTTTATTAGTTGTTCTAATGATGGCCTTATAAAATTGGTTGATATTCATACAGGCAAGGTATTAAAGACATACGAAGGCCACGAAAGCTTTGTATATTGTGTCAAATTATTGCCCAACGGCGATATTGTAAGCTGCGGCGAAGACCGGTCGATCCGTGTATGGTCCAAGGAGGATGGTTCATTGAAGCAGGTCATTACACTTCCTGCCATTTCCATTTGGTCTGTCGATTCTATGCCAAACGGGgatattgttgttggaaGCAGTGATAACCTTGTTAGGATATTCTCACAAGATAAATCAAGATGGGCcacagaagatgaaataaaTGAACTATCAAAGCAGGTGGAGAAATCTACTATAAGCTCGAAGACAATGGAATTCGATGAGTCTAAATTGTCACCTTACCAAATATTAGAATCTCCAGGAAGTAAGGAGGGTCAAATAGTGGTGGTTAAATCACCCCAAGGTATTATAGAGGCTCATCAATtctcaaattcatcatGGAAAAAGGTTGGTGATGTCGTCGGTGCAGGTGCTACTGGAAACGACCAAAAGGTTGAATTTGAGGGTAAACCATACGACTATGTCTTTGACGTGGATATTGAGGATGGGAAACCTCCCTTGAAATTGCCTTTCAATGTCAACGATAATCCATATACAGCGGCTGACGATTTTTTGGCTCGCTATGAACTGCCACTGAGTTATAGAGATCAAGTGGTGCAGTTCATATTTAAGAATACAAATGGTGTGTCACTAGATCAACAGGTAGGAAACACTAATACTTCCTCTTCTGTACCATCATCTTCAACAGCAGGTACCATGAAAATCCTTCCTGTCAGGCAGTACCTTGTTATGGACAACTTCAACCCAGATACTATTTTCAATGGAATTGTGAAAATCAATTCTAATGAGAAGACCTTCGACGATGAAATTCTGGCCCAAATAGGTGGCGCACTACACGACATCGATGAAAGTTGGGAATTGTTACTGTCATTTGCTAACACGATAAGATCCAAGTGGGAAATCAAGACTCCTGCATACGACATTGTACGATTGATCGTGAAAAGATTACCGTATTCTTCAGATATCAAGGATTACATTGAAGAAGGGTTGGGTAATAAGAATATCATATTGGCCATGCTGACTGTGCGTATCTTGGTGAATTGTttcaagaatgaaaaatgggGGTTAAAACTACTGCAATCAAATCAAGTCTAtaaatcaatttttgaaactgtAGATACCGAATTTTCGGAAGCATCTGCGAAACAGTCACAGAATTTGGCCGTTGCTGTTTCGACCTTAATTTTCAACTATTCAGCTCTTGTGATAAGAAAAACCTCTGATTTGGAACTTCTCCCAATTATAGCTGACGCCATAAACACCAAATATGGACCGCTAGAAGAATATCAAGAATGTGAAGAAGCCGCATATAGACTTGCCATGGCCTACGGAAACCTGGCTACTGTCGAGCCTACGTTAAGACAGTTTGCCAATTCTGTAACTTGGCTTGGGAACGTGAAGAGAAGCTATGGAAACGTGCCAAGATTCAAGGATCTTTTTGACGATATGTTCTAA
- the SAC1 gene encoding phosphatidylinositol-3-phosphatase SAC1 (similar to Saccharomyces cerevisiae SAC1 (YKL212W); ancestral locus Anc_1.533): MTGPVVYVQNGDGIFFKAAEGKGTNDAVIHLANQDQGVRVLGAEEFPVQGEIVKIASLMGFIKLKLNRYAIIANTVEETGRFNGHVFYRILQHSVVSTKFNSRIDSEEAEYIKLLELHLRNSTFYFSYTYDLTNSLQRNERIGSAANWKTADERFFWNHYLTEDLRKFANHDSRIDAFIQPVIYGYAKTVDTVLNATPIVLGLITRRSIFRAGTRYFRRGVDKDGNVGNFNETEQILLAENPESEKTHVFSFLQTRGSVPIYWAEINNLKYKPNLVLGENSLDATKKHFDQQKELYGDNYLVNLVNQKGHELPVKEGYESVVHALNDPKIHYVYFDFHHECRKMQWHRVKLLIDHLEKLGLSNEDFFHKVINSNGVTIQILNEQHSVVRTNCMDCLDRTNVVQSVLAQWVLQKEFETANVIDIGNTWEENTPLLTSYQNLWADNADAVSVAYSGTGALKTDFTRTGKRTRLGAFNDFLNSASRYYQNNLTDGPRQDSYDLFLGGFRPHTASIKSPFPDRRPVYIQLIPMIICAALTVLGATIFFPKDRFTSGKNSLYFTGACIILALSIKFMFKNGIQYVNWPKLVDVGFLVVHQTHDKEQQFKGLKYAQSPKFSKPDLLKRD; encoded by the coding sequence ATGACAGGTCCAGTAGTGTATGTTCAAAACGGGGACGGTATCTTCTTTAAAGCTGCTGAGGGAAAGGGAACTAATGATGCAGTTATTCATCTGGCCAATCAAGACCAAGGTGTTCGTGTCCTTGGAGCAGAGGAGTTTCCAGTTCAAGGTGAAATAGTGAAGATTGCGTCCTTGATGGGGTTCAtcaaattgaaattgaacAGGTACGCCATTATTGCGAATACCGTGGAAGAGACTGGTAGGTTTAATGGCCACGTTTTCTATAGAATCTTGCAACATTCTGTGGTGTCTACCAAGTTCAACTCGAGAATCGATTCTGAGGAAGCCGAATATATCAAGTTGCTGGAGTTACATTTGAGGAATTCcactttttatttctcaTACACATATGATTTAACCAATTCTttacaaagaaatgaaagaattggGTCCGCAGCCAACTGGAAAACTGCTGATGAGCGATTTTTTTGGAATCATTACTTAACTGAAGATTTGAGAAAGTTTGCTAATCATGATTCTAGAATTGATGCCTTCATACAGCCTGTTATATATGGTTATGCCAAGACAGTTGACACAGTTTTGAATGCCACTCCTATTGTTCTTGGTTTAATTACCAGACGTAGTATATTCAGAGCAGGTACAAGATACTTCCGTCGTGGTGTTGACAAAGATGGAAATGTTGGCAATTTCAACGAAACTGAACAAATTCTACTTGCTGAGAATCcagaaagtgaaaaaacacatgttttctcttttctgCAAACGAGAGGGTCTGTGCCAATATATTGGGCGGAAATCAACAACCTAAAGTACAAGCCAAACCTAGTTCTTGGAGAAAACTCATTAGACGCCACCAAAAAGCATTTTGATCAACAAAAGGAGTTATATGGTGACAACTATTTAGTTAATCTAGTTAACCAAAAGGGCCACGAATTACCCGTTAAAGAAGGTTATGAATCTGTGGTGCACGCATTGAACGATCCAAAGATTCATTACGTATATTTTGACTTTCACCACGAATGTCGCAAGATGCAATGGCATAGAGTGAAATTGTTAATTGATCACCTGGAGAAGTTAGGTTTGTCTAATGAAGATTTCTTTCATAAGGTTATAAATTCTAATGGTGTAACTATTCAAATCCTCAATGAGCAACATTCCGTCGTAAGAACAAATTGTATGGATTGTTTGGACAGGACAAATGTTGTACAATCAGTTTTGGCCCAATGGGTCTTACAGAAAGAGTTCGAAACTGCCAACGTTATTGATATTGGAAACACTTGGGAAGAGAATACGCCATTGCTAACTTCTTATCAAAATTTATGGGCTGATAACGCTGATGCAGTTAGTGTTGCCTATTCAGGTACTGGAGCCTTGAAGACCGACTTCACAAGAACTGGTAAGCGTACACGTCTAGGTGCGTTCAacgattttttgaattcagCGTCACGTTATTACCAGAATAATTTGACCGATGGCCCAAGACAGGATTCGTATGACTTGTTCCTTGGCGGGTTCAGACCACACACTGCTTCCATCAAGTCTCCATTCCCTGATAGAAGACCAGTTTATATCCAATTAATCCCAATGATCATTTGTGCAGCCCTGACCGTACTAGGTGCTACAATTTTCTTCCCAAAGGATAGATTTACCAGTGGTAAAAATTCTCTGTATTTCACAGGTGCGTGTATCATATTAGCGCTTTCAATCAAGTTTATGTTTAAGAATGGTATTCAGTATGTCAACTGGCCTAAATTAGTGGACGTTGGATTCTTAGTCGTTCATCAAACACATGATAAAGAACAGCAATTTAAAGGCTTGAAATATGCACAGAGTCCTAAGTTTTCCAAACCAGATCTTTTAAAAAGAGATTAA
- the TRP3 gene encoding bifunctional anthranilate synthase/indole-3-glycerol-phosphate synthase (similar to Saccharomyces cerevisiae TRP3 (YKL211C); ancestral locus Anc_1.532): MSVHATTNPINKHVVLIDNYDSFTWNVYEYLCQEGAKVSVYRNDAITVPEIAALSPDTVLISPGPGHPKTDSGISRDCIRYFAGKIPVFGICMGQQCMFDVFGGEVAYAGEIVHGKTSPISHDNCGIFKNVPQGIAVTRYHSLAGTEQSLPSCLKVTASTENGIIMGVRHKKYTVEGVQFHPESILTEEGHLMIRNILTINGGTWEENGSSPSNSILDRIYAQRKIDVNEQSKIPGFTFQDLQSNYDLGLAPPVQDFHAVLSSSQMRAVVLAEVKRASPSKGPICLKAIAAQQALKYAEAGASAVSVLTEPHWFHGSLQDLVNVRRILDLKFPSNERPCVLRKEFIFSKYQILEARLAGADTVLLIVKMISQPLLKELYEYSKELNMEPLVEVSSKDELQRALDIGAKVIGVNNRDLHSFNVDLNTTSNLIESTPKDVLLIALSGITTKEDAEKYKKEGVHGFLVGEALMKSTNVKKFIHELCE; the protein is encoded by the coding sequence ATGTCTGTACACGCTACAACCAATCCAATTAACAAGCATGTAGTTCTAATTGATAACTACGATTCCTTCACCTGGAATGTCTACGAGTACTTGTGCCAAGAGGGTGCAAAAGTCAGCGTCTACCGTAATGATGCAATTACAGTTCCCGAAATTGCTGCTCTAAGTCCCGACACAGTGCTTATTTCGCCTGGGCCAGGCCACCCAAAGACCGATTCTGGTATTTCAAGGGACTGCATCCGATACTTTGCTGGGAAGATTCCTGTATTTGGGATCTGTATGGGCCAGCAGTGCATGTTCGACGTCTTTGGTGGTGAGGTCGCCTATGCTGGTGAGATCGTCCATGGTAAGACCTCCCCAATTTCTCATGACAACTGTGGAATTTTTAAAAACGTACCTCAAGGTATTGCTGTAACCAGATACCACTCTTTGGCTGGTACCGAACAATCCCTGCCATCTTGTTTGAAGGTTACTGCAAGCACCGAAAATGGTATTATCATGGGTGTGAGACACAAGAAGTATACCGTAGAAGGTGTACAGTTTCATCCGGAATCTATCTTGACCGAAGAAGGCCATCTCATGATCAGAAATATTCTAACCATTAATGGGGGAACCTGGGAGGAAAACGGATCATCTCCTTCCAACTCTATTTTAGATCGTATCTACGCCCAACGTAAAATAGACGTTAATGAGCAATCAAAAATACCAGGTTTCACTTTTCAAGACTTGCAGTCAAACTATGATTTAGGTTTAGCTCCACCGGTACAGGATTTCCATGCTGTATTGTCATCATCCCAAATGAGAGCTGTCGTTCTTGCTGAAGTCAAGCGTGCTTCTCCATCAAAGGGACCTATTTGTTTAAAAGCCATCGCTGCCCAACAGGCCTTGAAGTATGCAGAGGCTGGGGCCTCTGCTGTTTCCGTATTGACCGAACCCCATTGGTTTCATGGGTCACTACAGGATTTAGTAAATGTAAGAAGAATTctagatttgaaatttccCTCTAATGAGAGACCTTGTGTtctaagaaaagaatttatcTTCAGCAAGTATCAAATTCTAGAAGCAAGATTAGCGGGAGCTGACACCGTCCTTCTTATAGTTAAGATGATATCCCAACCCTTGTTAAAAGAGCTGTACGAGTACAGTAAAGAGTTAAACATGGAGCCTCTTGTGGAGGTAAGCTCGAAAGATGAATTACAACGGGCTTTGGATATTGGTGCTAAAGTTATAGGTGTCAATAATAGGGATCTACACTCATTCAACGTGGACTTGAATACCACAAGTAACTTGATAGAATCTACTCCAAAGGATGTTCTTTTAATTGCTTTGTCGGGAATTACCACAAAGGAAGATGctgaaaaatacaagaaaGAGGGTGTCCATGGATTTTTAGTGGGTGAAGCCCTAATGAAATCAACGAACGTGAAGAAGTTCATTCACGAATTATGCGAGTGA
- the UBA1 gene encoding E1 ubiquitin-activating protein UBA1 (similar to Saccharomyces cerevisiae UBA1 (YKL210W); ancestral locus Anc_1.528) translates to MSSNNSGVSAATGEIDESLYSRQLYVLGKEAMLKMQTSNVLVLGLKGLGVEIAKNVVLAGVKSMTVFDPELVQLADLSTQFFLTEKDIGQKRGEVTRAKLAELNAYVPVNVLDSLDDVTQLSQFQVVVATDTVSLEDKVKINEFCHSSGIRFISSETRGLFGNTFVDLGDEFTVLDPTGEEPRTGMVSDIEPDGTVTMLDDNRHGLEDGNFVRFSEVEGLDKLNDGTLFKVEVLGPFAFRIGSVKEFGEYKKGGIFTEVKVPRKISFKTLKQQLSNPEFVFADFAKFDRTAQLHLGFQALHQFAVRHNGQLPRTMNNEDANELLKLVTDLSAQQPEVLGEGVVVNEDLIKELSYQARGDIPGVVAFFGGLVAQEVLKACSGKFTPLKQFMYFDSLESLPDSKNFPRNEKTTQPINSRYDNQIAVFGLDFQKRIANSKVFLVGSGAIGCEMLKNWALLGLGSGSDGYIVVTDNDSIEKSNLNRQFLFRPKDVGKNKSEVAAEAVCAMNPDLKGKINAKIDKVGPETEETFNDSFWESLDFVTNALDNVDARTYVDRRCVFYRKPLLESGTLGTKGNTQVIIPRLTESYSSSRDPPEKSIPLCTLRSFPNKIDHTIAWAKSLFQGYFTDSAENVNMYLTQPNFVEQTLKQSGDVKGILESISDSLSNRPYNFEDCIKWARLEFEKKFNHDIKQLLFNFPKDAKTSNGEPFWSGAKRAPTPLEFDIYNNDHFHFVVAGANLRAFNYGLKSDDLDSKPNVDEYKSVFDHMIIPEFVPNANLKIQVNDDDPDPNANASNASDEIDHLASSLPDPSTLAGFKLEPVDFEKDDDTNHHIEFITACSNCRAQNYFIETADRQKTKFIAGRIIPAIATTTSLVTGLVNLELYKLVDNKTDIEQYKNGFVNLALPFFGFSEPIASPKGEYNNKKYDKIWDRFDIKGDIKLSELIEHFEKDEGLEITMLSYGVSLLYASFFPQKKLKERLNLPITQLVKLVTKKDIPTHVSTMILEICADDKEGEDVEVPFITIHL, encoded by the coding sequence ATGAGCAGCAATAACAGTGGTGTTTCTGCCGCCACGGGAGAGATCGATGAAAGTCTTTATTCTCGTCAACTTTATGTGTTGGGTAAGGAAGCTATGTTGAAAATGCAAACCTCCAACGTGTTAGTTCTCGGGTTGAAGGGGCTAGGTGTTGAAATAGCTAAAAACGTAGTGTTGGCGGGTGTGAAGTCCATGACCGTTTTCGATCCTGAACTGGTTCAATTGGCAGACTTGTCTacccaattttttttgaccGAGAAGGACATTGGTCAAAAGAGAGGTGAAGTGACCAGAGCCAAGCTGGCGGAGTTGAACGCATACGTCCCGGTTAATGTGTTGGATTCGTTGGATGATGTCACGCAATTGAGTCAATTCCAGGTCGTGGTTGCCACAGACACTGTTTCTTTGGAGGATAAGGTGAAAATCAATGAATTCTGCCATTCTTCTGGCATAAGATTTATTTCCTCGGAGACAAGAGGATTATTCGGTAATACTTTTGTAGATTTGGGTGATGAGTTCACAGTGTTGGACCCCACAGGTGAAGAACCTCGTACCGGTATGGTTTCAGATATCGAGCCTGACGGAACTGTAACCATGTTAGACGATAACAGACATGGGTTAGAAGACGGAAATTTTGTAAGATTTTCTGAAGTGGAAGGTCTAGATAAGTTGAATGACGGAACCCTTTTCAAAGTTGAGGTTTTGGGGCCGTTTGCATTCAGAATTGGGTCAGTTAAAGAATTTGGCGAGTACAAAAAGGGTGGTATTTTCACCGAAGTCAAAGTACCACGCAAAATCTCATTTAAGACTTTAAAACAACAACTTTCTAACCCTGAATTCGTTTTTGCAGATTTTGCCAAATTCGACAGAACGGCTCAATTACATTTAGGGTTCCAGGCTTTGCACCAATTTGCCGTTAGACATAACGGTCAGTTGCCGAGAACAATGAATAATGAGGACGCCAACGAATTACTGAAATTGGTTACGGATTTATCCGCTCAACAACCAGAGGTTCTGGGTGAAGGCGTAGTTGTTAATGAAGATTTAATCAAAGAGCTTTCTTACCAGGCAAGGGGTGACATTCCCGGTGTTGTAGCCTTCTTCGGTGGTCTTGTCGCACAAGAAGTGCTAAAGGCTTGCTCTGGTAAATTTACTCCGCTAAAGCAATTTATGTATTTCGATTCCTTAGAATCACTACCAGACTCTAAGAATTTTCCAAGAAACGAAAAGACTACACAGCCAATAAACTCTCGTTATGATAATCAAATTGCCGTGTTTGGTTTAGATTTCCAGAAAAGGATTGCCAATTCAAAGGTCTTTCTTGTTGGATCCGGTGCAATTGGTTGTGagatgttgaaaaattgggCACTTTTGGGGCTTGGTTCCGGTTCTGATGGTTATATTGTTGTTACGGATAATGATTCAATTGAGAAATCTAATTTGAACCGTCAATTCTTATTTAGACCCAAGGATGTCGGGAAGAACAAATCTGAAGTGGCTGCAGAGGCCGTATGCGCTATGAACCCTGATTTGAAAGGCAAAATAAATGCAAAGATTGATAAAGTGGGGCCTGAAACTGAGGAGACATTCAACGACTCGTTTTGGGAAAGTCTAGATTTTGTTACCAATGCTCTAGACAACGTTGACGCAAGAACATATGTGGATCGTCGCTGTGTGTTTTATAGAAAACCACTGCTGGAATCTGGTACACTAGGTACTAAAGGTAATACTCAAGTTATCATTCCAAGACTGACTGaatcatattcttcttctagaGACCCACCGGAAAAGTCTATTCCATTGTGTACTCTACGTTCGTTCCCAAATAAGATCGATCATACTATTGCCTGGGCTAAATCTCTTTTCCAAGGTTACTTCACTGATTCCGCTGAAAATGTTAATATGTACTTGACGCAACCAAATTTTGTCGAGCAAACTCTAAAGCAAAGTGGTGATGTAAAGGGAATTCTAGAATCAATTTCAGATTCGTTATCCAATAGACCATACAACTTCGAAGATTGTATCAAATGGGCAAGattagaatttgaaaagaaatttaacCATGATATCAAACAGTTATTATTCAACTTCCCAAAGGATGCAAAGACTTCCAACGGGGAACCATTTTGGTCAGGTGCCAAGCGTGCTCCAACACCATTGGAGTTTGATATCTACAATAACgaccattttcattttgttgtaGCAGGCGCTAATTTGCGCGCATTCAATTATGGTTTAAAAAGTGATGACCTTGATTCTAAACCTAATGTGGATGAGTATAAGTCTGTCTTCGATCATATGATAATTCCAGAATTTGTTCCAAATGCGAATTTAAAGATCCAAGTGAACGATGATGATCCAGATCCAAACGCAAATGCTTCTAATGCTTCTGACGAAATTGATCATCTGGCATCATCTCTCCCAGATCCTTCCACTTTGGCAGGCTTTAAATTGGAACCTGTAGATTTCGAAAAGGATGATGATACCAATCACCACATTGAGTTCATAACAGCTTGTTCTAACTGCAGGGCTCAAAACTACTTTATTGAAACAGCCGATCGTCAAAAAACCAAATTCATTGCAGGCCGTATTATTCCTGCCATTGCAACAACCACTTCTTTGGTTACTGGTTTAGTTAATTTGGAATTATATAAACTGGTTGATAACAAGACGGATATTGAGCAGTACAAGAACGGTTTTGTTAATTTAGCTTTGCCATTTTTCGGTTTTTCAGAACCAATTGCTTCACCAAAAGGGGAGTATAATAACAAGAAATATGATAAAATTTGGGACAGATTTGATATCAAAGGAGATATCAAATTAAGTGAGTTGATTGAACATTTcgaaaaagatgaaggtTTGGAGATAACAATGCTTTCATATGGAGTTTCTCTGCTATATGCCTCGTTCTTCCctcaaaagaaactgaaagaAAGACTGAATTTACCAATTACTCAATTAGTTAAATTGGTGACTAAAAAAGATATTCCAACGCACGTATCTACAATGATTCTAGAAATTTGTGCAGATGACAAAGAAGGTGAAGATGTTGAAGTACCATTTATTACTATTCATCTATGA